The following DNA comes from cyanobiont of Ornithocercus magnificus.
CAAAGGAAAGAGTGGTGAGCTAGTCCTATCACGCTTTCACTCGATCAGTACAGAATCTGCTGTAGGATCTACTGGGTCCATGACAGACAACCCCGACGACGGTATAAAAGCCAGAATGATGGCTCGTCGTAAGTCGCTACGAACTGAAACAGCTGTAGAGTGGAATAGTGCTCCACTAGTCCCTGATACAGACAACATTCCCTTTTGAAAACCAGGACTCTGAAATGGGCTCGCGCTAGCTACTCTAACTTACTGACTTGCCGTCTCCGCATTGCTTCAGTACCTGCCTGAGCAGCTGTTCGAGCTCTCGCTCAAGGGCAGCTAGATCTAGACGAAGATTCGACCAGCGACCGCGGTCGATTTGTTCAAGAAGCCAGGCCCGGTCTTGGTCGAGTTGGGTGATTATCCGAATCACATCCTGGTCAGAACAGGTTTCGGGATGCATGGCAAACGCGGGTATTCCCTATCTTGATGCCCTAAGCGTCACAATGGCTAGATGCAGGAACTTTTCTCACCCGGTAGCTTGGTAACCATCGCTGGCGGTATTCTTACAGTCATAGGCGCTATAGCTTATGCTACCGGAGCTGCCAACCTTAGCCTGCCCACTATTTTCTACGGCATCCCAATCTTTCTTGGAGGTTTGGCATTGAAGTCTTCGGAGTTGCCGCCTGCAATAGATGTGACACCCTGGGAAAACCGGTCTCGAGCTAGGCAGTCAGAGGCACCTGAGTTACTGAAGCTTGTAAGAGATGTAACCCGCTGGCGCTACGGCCAGAAAGCACATTTAGAATCATCACTTGAAGCTCTCAAGCTCTGGGACGAAGATGAGCCACCGCAACTCATTGAAGTTGAGCAACTTGGGACAAGCTCAGACTTCGGCATCAGGATGCACTTTCGTTACGGAGGAGTACCACTCGAGCGCTGGGAAGCAAAACGGGAGCGTCTCGGGCGATTCTTCGCCCCAGGTCATCGTGCTGTGATCAATCCATGCGGAGACAAAGAATTTGATCTTGTCCTTCTACCAACAGCCTCAGACTCCCCAAAGCTTACCGCAGGCCAATCTAGCCAGCCGGATAACTAAGCCCCTTACTTAATAAAGAAACCACGGGTGCCCACCATTCATTCATACAGCTGTCCTGAAGTCACTGAAAATACTCTGAGAGTTTCAGTACTTAGCGAAGCGCTCCCCTACATCCAGCGCTTCAGCGGATGTCGGATCGTAATCAAGTACGGTGGCGCAGCTATGGCTTGTACTGAACTCCGGAACGCTGTCTTCCGAGATATTGCCCTAATGAGCACCGTAGGTATGCGACCTATCGTGGTTCATGGTGGTGGACCCGAGATTAACCAGTGGCTACGTCGTCTCAAAATCCCGGCCAAGTTTCGTGATGGCCTCCGAGTGACCGACGCGGACACAATGGATGTGGTAGAGATGGTACTTGTCGGTCGCATCAACAAACAGATCGTCAATGGTCTGAATCGTCTTGGAGCTCTTTCCGTCGGCTTCAGTGGCAGTGATGGATCTCTGATCGAAGCAAGAACATGGGGCAACGGTAGCTATGGCTTAGTTGGTGAGGTAGCCAAGGTAAATCCTGATGTTCTCGAACCTCTGCTAAGGCGCGGATACGTGCCGGTAATCTCTAGCGTGGCAGCTGCTCAAGACGGTCGCTCTCACAACATCAATGCAGACACTGTAGCTGGAGAGCTAGCGGCAGCCCTAGATGCCGAGAAGCTAATCTTGCTAACCGATACAGCGGGTATCTTGAGAAACCAGGATGACCCTGGCTCTCTGATCCGTGAACTGCGGCTGGCAGAGGCGCGAAGCCTTATTCATCAAGGAGTTGTCGCTGGTGGTATGACTCCCAAGACTGAATGCTGTATTCGGGCTTTGGCACAAGGTGTGACAGCTGCACATATTATCGACGGTCGTATTCCGCATGCCTTGTTGCTAGAGGTGTTCACCGATGATGGTCTTGGCACAATGGTCATCGGACGTGGTTGAGATATGACTCTAGATCTCCAACAGGCTGAGATTGCTCTAGCTAGAGGAGAATACGGACAATGTCTAGCCTTGCTTGAGCCCTTAGCGGAGATCCACCTTTTGCCAGGAGCTAAAGGTGGACAAATTAGGTTGCTCATGGTTACTGCCTGGATAGGACAAGGGCAATACGAAAATGCTCTCGCAACTTGCCGACTCCTTAGACTGTGTAACGATTCAGAATTGCGTAAAACCGCCCGTCAATTTCAGCTGATATTAGAAGCTCCCAAACTAGAGCGACCTGCTGACTGGTCACTGCAACTCCCTCTCTTGGAGATGGATAGTTTGCCAGGACTTTCGCCCCGTTCTCCACGTTCTCCACAGTGGTCTTACCATCAAGTCCGTGGTCAAAACTTTAAGCACCCGTCAACCGGCCCTACCCAAGGAACTGTCCCAGGTTTTGCACTGTTAACCGCAATCATATTACTAGCTCTCACATTTCTTCTGAGCGGCTGCGTGCAGCTAACTACAGATGTGTCACTACGGGGACCTGACCGAGTTGAGTTGAACTGGACAGTCATAGGTAATCCTCCGCTTCCTTGGGTTGATCGCTTCATCACCTCATTGATGCAGTGCGACCAATCATTGCAATTTCAGGAGATAAGAGAAGGAACTATAAATATCAGCAGTCCTGTCCGCCGCAGTCGTGATGCAGCTGTACTGCTGTCTCAAGCCGGCGAGGCTGCCATAACTGCAGCAGGATTAACACTGGCCCCGCCGCTTCTGGAATTGCAGGAGCATAATTGGCTAGTCGGCGTTAGTCAGAAGCTGATATTATCTGCTGATCTTCGGGGGCTCCCTGAGATGCCTGGACTATCTCTGAGAGTGCGTATACGGCAAGCCGGTTCACTTCACAGCAAACCAGTAATTGCTACACGAGAGACAGATAGCCGTCTCTGGATCCTAAGACCAGGCGAAATCAATTATATGGAGTTGCATTGCTGGCGTTGGAGCCTACTAGGCCTGGGTTTAGTCGCTGTAGGAGTTTTATTAACTCTAGCCCTGGTTCTGCAACAGCTGCGCCTCCATCTTGGCTTTGGCTACCCGGAACTGCCCTCTTAAAATTGTACTGTGGTGTCAGAGCTGTAGTGGATTAGGATCAATTGTCAAACTGACACCCCGACGGAGATAACGCCACAGATCAAGCTCCGGTGTTAATGGTAGTTGACTGTTTACAGGCCCATGCAGCAAAATTTGCCAGCGACTACGACCAGCGACCCTAGCTATTGGCGCGGGGGCTGGGCCAATCAGTACCCAGCCAGTCCTATTGCATAATGGTCGAAGATAGGCGGCAAGTGAGCCTGCTGCATCAGCTGTGCTGGCAGATGACTCCCCAGCGAGGCGGAGTAGGCAAGCTTTACTAAATGGGACTAGGCCCGCATCGCGGCGTAAACATGCTTCTTCTTCAAGGAAGGAATCATACTGCCCATCAACAAAATGACGGATCACAGGGTGATCAGGACAGCAGGTTTGAACCAGAACGCTGCCAGGGCGTTCAGCACGGCCTGCACGACCAGCAAGCTGCATTAATAACTGCAGACATTGCTCACCAGCACGTAGATCTGGGCGATATAATAAATTATCAGCAGCTAAGACAACTGCCAAGGTAACGCGAGGCAGATCTATACCTTTGGCCAACATCTGAGTTCCTACCAGCACATCAGCCTCACCGGCAGCGAATTGCTCTAGCAGTTGTCGGTGACCGTGACGACCACCAGTTGTGTCACGATCGAAACGTAGTAATCGCAAACCCTTTAGTTCTCTGTTAAGAAACTCCATTACCTTCTGTGTGCCAGAACCGAAGGGCTTGAATATGGATGATCCGCAGTGTCTGCAATATTGACCTATCTCCTCACAATGGTTACACCAGTGGCAGCGTAGTTGTAGCTGCCCTTCGCTTAAGCGATGCACCTTTAGCGTAACATCACAGTGTGGGCACTGGATTGCTTCCCCACAACTACGGCAAATCAAAAAGTTACTGTACCCCCGCCGAGGGACTAATACTATAGCTTGATCCCCTCTGCCTTGGAGTGCAGCAAGTCGATCAATTAGTAGCCGACTAAGCAAGCGTTGACGGCCTGCCACTAGTTCCTGGCGCATGTCCACTACACAAACTGGTGGCGGTGGCCTGCAAGAGATGCGCTGGCTAAGCCGCTCTAAGTAAATGCTCCCGTATGGCTGCCGCTGTACCCAGGTCTCCAGTGATGGTGTAGCGCTACCTAGTAAAACTCGAGCATTGCAGCGTTGCGCTCGATCAAGAGCAAGCTCGCGTGCATGGTAGCAAGGCATCGGTGACTCTTGCTTATAGGAACTGTCATGTTCTTCATCCAACACAATTAGCCCCAGCGGATTGAGTGGCAAGAATACTGCGGAGCGAGTGCCCACTACCAATTGAGGAGAGACTGCCGTGCGAGATCTCCTCCAGGTGTCGATTCT
Coding sequences within:
- a CDS encoding acetylglutamate kinase, producing the protein MPTIHSYSCPEVTENTLRVSVLSEALPYIQRFSGCRIVIKYGGAAMACTELRNAVFRDIALMSTVGMRPIVVHGGGPEINQWLRRLKIPAKFRDGLRVTDADTMDVVEMVLVGRINKQIVNGLNRLGALSVGFSGSDGSLIEARTWGNGSYGLVGEVAKVNPDVLEPLLRRGYVPVISSVAAAQDGRSHNINADTVAGELAAALDAEKLILLTDTAGILRNQDDPGSLIRELRLAEARSLIHQGVVAGGMTPKTECCIRALAQGVTAAHIIDGRIPHALLLEVFTDDGLGTMVIGRG
- a CDS encoding primosomal protein N', whose product is MEIEVWLEAGREGITLTYADHRALQPQIGDIVRVKLRGRLRQGLVVAIRPFAGKIPSRPGLQPVEEVVETVAVTSDWHRWLEAMARHCHTANFQMLKAALPPGWLGRRQKPLPADRLLWWLSPTIITADSLGISLPQRQIDLLEHLLLHPSKGAWQRDVQKLGFSSNSIQGLLSHGLISREQRPSPKQIIVGSIPLESPLSLNVDQRKAVDNFNQLKPGETMLLWGVTGSGKTEVYLQLAQQELDRGRHVLLLTPEIGLVPQLVDRCRRRFGQQVLEYHSACSDKERIDTWRRSRTAVSPQLVVGTRSAVFLPLNPLGLIVLDEEHDSSYKQESPMPCYHARELALDRAQRCNARVLLGSATPSLETWVQRQPYGSIYLERLSQRISCRPPPPVCVVDMRQELVAGRQRLLSRLLIDRLAALQGRGDQAIVLVPRRGYSNFLICRSCGEAIQCPHCDVTLKVHRLSEGQLQLRCHWCNHCEEIGQYCRHCGSSIFKPFGSGTQKVMEFLNRELKGLRLLRFDRDTTGGRHGHRQLLEQFAAGEADVLVGTQMLAKGIDLPRVTLAVVLAADNLLYRPDLRAGEQCLQLLMQLAGRAGRAERPGSVLVQTCCPDHPVIRHFVDGQYDSFLEEEACLRRDAGLVPFSKACLLRLAGESSASTADAAGSLAAYLRPLCNRTGWVLIGPAPAPIARVAGRSRWQILLHGPVNSQLPLTPELDLWRYLRRGVSLTIDPNPLQL